The nucleotide window CACGAAGCAGACTGATCTTATATCAACttgaaacacatttttttatgataaagaTGGGAAAATTATACTGGCTAattggaaataaataaaaaagtagacATAAAaggattttattattatttgtttatgttcatataagctatatttttttcAGAAGAGAAGAAGAGACGTGAACAGGAGGATCAGATGTACAGGGAGAGACTGCGCACGCTGTTTATAATAGCGGTCATCATGAGCTTGCTTAACTCTATCAACACCAGTGGTGGGAACATATCCTGGAATGATTTCGTGAATGAAATGCTGGCCAAAGGCGAGGTGTCGCGAGTACAGGTGGTGCCAGAAAGTGACATTGTTGAGATCTACTTGCACCCAGGAGCGGTCATCTTTGGCAGACCAGTACGTCATCTCATTTAGAAGTACTGTTAAGCCGTATTTAGTCAAATTTGTATGGCACTCATATTTTATTGTCCTCTGTAGAGACTTGCCCTGATGTACCGAATGCAGGTGGCCAATATTGACAAATTTGAGGAGAAGCTTCGAGCAGCAGAAGAAGAACTGAATATAGATACCAAAGACAGAATACCAGTCACCTATAAGCGCACAGGCTTCTTTGGAAAGTGagtttttttacttatttaaacAAATTCATAAGTACCATACATATATGTTAACACCAATGCATATTTTAGCAATAGTATTATTGgtgaatttgttttttaaatgtgattATATTGACTTTTGTTAAAAAGATACAATATACTAGgttattatgtaatttatttatataccaGTGCCTTGTATGCGCTTGGCATGGCTGCCATTGGTGTCGCAATCCTATGGTACATCTTTCGACTGGCGGGAATGGGCGGCAGAGATGGCGGCTTTAGTGCATTCGTAAGTGGAGAAACCTTTGAGATTTCCACTACAGTAGTTTCCTTATATTTGTTTTCTGATGCCAATCTATCTGCCTGTTTCATCAGAATCAATTGAAAATGGCTAAATTCACTATCGTCGATGGAAAGTCTGGAAAAGGAGTGAGCTTCAAAGATGTGGCCGGAATGCACGAGGCCAAGATGGAAGTCAAGGAGTTTGTTGACTATTTGAAGGTATGGGTACTTTAAAAGCAGTCTGATTACTGCAATTGTagctatttaatttattttctttttaaagaatCCAGACCGATACCTTCATCTCGGGGCCAAGGTACCCAAAGGCTCTCTGCTCCTGGGGCCACCCGGCTGTGGAAAGACTTTGCTGGCCAAAGCGGTGGCAACCGAGGCTCAGGTGCCATTTCTTGCTATGGCAGGTTCAGAGTTTGTTGAGGTGATCGGAGgtaaatatgattttattattttgattaCATCATGAATATTCGCGTTGTACCCTGATATGCATTTGCCCACTCAGGTCTTGGTGCCGCAAGGGTGAGAAGTCTTTTTAAAGAAGCCCGTGCCCGAGCGCCGTGCATCGTCTACATCGATGAGATCGATGCCGTGGGAAAGAAACGGTCCACTAACATGTCTGGCTTCTCCAACACGGAGGAAGAGCAGACCCTTAACCAGTTACTAGTAGAGATGGATGGTGAGAATCTTAACTAGTCTTGATAAAAACATGAACTGCAGACTTGAGATCTCATTTCTTTCCGTTTTCCAGGAATGGGCACCACAGATCACGTGATTGTCCTGGCTTCCACCAACCGAGCGGATATTTTGGACAATGCACTTATGAGACCAGGCAGACTTGATAGACACATATTTATAGACCTGCCAACTCTTCAGGTACTGTAggtgaataaataaatagatggGGTTTAGGGTACACATCAGTCATGGCAATAGTAACACACGATGATTGTCTTGTAGGAAAGAAAAGAAATCTACGAGCAACATCTGAAGATCTTGAAGCTTACTCAACCAGCGGACTTCTACTCTTTGAGACTGGCTGAGTTGACACCAGGCTTCAGTGGTGAATGATGATTTTGAAGTTTTGATTTTGCATATCGCTGCCATGATGTTGCATTAAATAAGACAGGGGTTGCATGGTATAcaggttaaaaaaaactttaaaatgatcCAAGCCAACACTTATCAAATTTCTGTACCTGATAATGACAATGCAATTGCATTTAGGTTGTTGATGCATTTAATGAATGTTTACAAGTCTGCATTGTTCATATAACAGGGGCTGATATTGCAAACATCTGTAATGAAGCTGCCCTGCATGCAGCCAGAGAGGGATACAAATCAATCGACACCTTTAACTTTGAATATGCAGTGGAGAGAGTCCTCGCTGGTATGCTTCATCAAATACAGCCATTTCAGTCTGAAACAAATGTAATGACTTCTAAACGTTGTGtatgatgtgtttgtgtgatgtGTAGGGAGTGTAAAGAAGAGTAAAATTTTGTCTAAAGAGGAGCAGAGAGTGGTGGCTTTCCACGAGTCCGGTCATGTTATAGTAGGGTGGTTACTGGAACACACCGAAGCTGTTTTGAAGGTAAGCAGACCTAAACCAAAGTGATCAACTTGTGAAGTTGTGCAGGAATCTAAATCTTCAAACTTTTGCATCCAGGTCTCAATAGCTCCCAGGACGAACGCCGCTCTGGGCTTTGCTCAGATTCTGCCGAAAGATCAATATCTGTTTACCAAAGAGCAGCTTTTTGAGAGGATGTGCATGGCTTTGGGCGGACGAGCCTCAGAGGCCATCACTTTTAATAAGGTCACCACAGGTAGGACGGCTGGACATTAACATCCTAAATCCATAGACTGCTCATAATAACACTTGATCCCCGACGCTTCTCTTAGGTGCACAGGATGACCTGCGAAAAGTGACACGCGTCGCCTACTCAATGGTGAAGCAGTATGGCATGATAGCAAGTGTGGGTCACGTGTCCTTCCCTGAGTCTGAGGAGAAGGGAGGTATTGGACGTCGACCTTTCAGCCAAGGCCTCCAACAGCAGATGGACCACGTAAGTTTTAAAATGTCTATCATGTGTGTAAAATGTTGTGTGTTATCTGCTTTGTAATCACTTGATTTTCTCGTTCTCTCTCTGTCAGGAAGCAAAGATCTTAATAGCGCAGGCCTATAGGCAAACTGAGAAATTACTCTTGGATAACAGAGACAAGCTGATTTTGGTAGGTGCCATCCATCACCCAATCCTGTCAGTATGATCAATATAATCACATCATATAAGAGTAATAATCTGAAGCTCAAGCAGTTATTACATAATTTTCATAATCGCTTTTTTTTACTAAAGGAGTGGTCACACAATATTTATGCATGTGAAATTTTTCCGCCTAACGGGATATGATGCATCATtttgaatgaataataaggtcaAGATGTCATCTAGTCCAGATTTTCACAACAATTCGAACTAGGGCTGCTCGATTATAGTCAcatagggatgcataacgattaatcgcgattaatctatagcagaataaaagtttttgtttacaatatatatttgtgtgaactgtgtataataattatgtatacatGAATATGCACACATgtgtgtataattttaagaaaaaatatatatttatatattaagtttttatatataatataaattatacataaatatacaaatgtatatacacgtgtaaacatgcatgtgtgtgcatttatctatacaaagttattatacaccgttcacacacacatatatgatattaacaaaaacctttattcaactatagattaatcgcgataaatcgttatgcatgcatttatttaacccTTTTTATTAAGTAAGTGTTGCAATAGTGTACACatgtcaaagcagtggtgccttcgAAGTGCCTTACAAACACATAAGTCCAGCAGCacgcaatttatattttaaatcgCACAATAATTGCTTAAAGgggcagtgtgtaaattttagcggcatccagtggtgaggttgtgaattacaaccaacggctcagtccactgctcacccctcgcttttgaaaagcattgagaagctacggtagccgccaccggaaaaacatgtaattgacgaagacaacttagtaaaaaaaagtttgtccgttaaaggcttctgtagaaacatggcggcacaaaatggcgacttccacatAAGGGTatcctctgtgtatgtagataaaaacgtctcattctaagataataaaaacataatggttcattataaaaaggtctttatacacccctgataatattgttttgtatattattttgcatttctgtcaaaatatccttctaaaaattacacactgcacctttaacctCGATTAATTGCACAGCCCTACTTCGAACCATACAGCAATAGTTTGTGCTTATCTGAATTTGTATTATTGCAAACATGCAACTGTTCAGCAAAGAGTTCATTTTCTATACGAAAATCAAAAAATTTGATACGGTTGATACGTTAGCATTTTTTTTGTTCTCCTATATTGTAccatttatgttttttgtgtactttagCTGGCTAATACCCTGCTGGAGAGGGAGGTGGTGAACTATGAC belongs to Paramisgurnus dabryanus chromosome 2, PD_genome_1.1, whole genome shotgun sequence and includes:
- the spg7 gene encoding mitochondrial inner membrane m-AAA protease component paraplegin, whose translation is MAALLLHHASKCYSKRVWSLSSRFHCIQSKKIEINVTPNRRGLKSGHIQDGAPLIPRLVGLNFKCGQTFVTQPARLWKLLGAIQYFSTSNRRHEKNEGGKGKPPEEDEEEKKRREQEDQMYRERLRTLFIIAVIMSLLNSINTSGGNISWNDFVNEMLAKGEVSRVQVVPESDIVEIYLHPGAVIFGRPRLALMYRMQVANIDKFEEKLRAAEEELNIDTKDRIPVTYKRTGFFGNALYALGMAAIGVAILWYIFRLAGMGGRDGGFSAFNQLKMAKFTIVDGKSGKGVSFKDVAGMHEAKMEVKEFVDYLKNPDRYLHLGAKVPKGSLLLGPPGCGKTLLAKAVATEAQVPFLAMAGSEFVEVIGGLGAARVRSLFKEARARAPCIVYIDEIDAVGKKRSTNMSGFSNTEEEQTLNQLLVEMDGMGTTDHVIVLASTNRADILDNALMRPGRLDRHIFIDLPTLQERKEIYEQHLKILKLTQPADFYSLRLAELTPGFSGADIANICNEAALHAAREGYKSIDTFNFEYAVERVLAGSVKKSKILSKEEQRVVAFHESGHVIVGWLLEHTEAVLKVSIAPRTNAALGFAQILPKDQYLFTKEQLFERMCMALGGRASEAITFNKVTTGAQDDLRKVTRVAYSMVKQYGMIASVGHVSFPESEEKGGIGRRPFSQGLQQQMDHEAKILIAQAYRQTEKLLLDNRDKLILLANTLLEREVVNYDDIEALLGPPPFGPKKMIAPQSWVEAERDKQDTGEDERPQRPMRKEKDDEDVNLNPV